In the Phenylobacterium soli genome, CAATGCAGGCAAGCCCCGCGGCGGTGATGTCCCATCCCTGACGGCTGCGAATTGCCAGGCCCAATTCCGTGAGGTGGCGGGCGTCGGCAATATTCACGAATGCAGTGATCTTCCCCGAGCGCTTGGCGGCGAGATTCCGCAAAGCGTGTAGTTGTCCGTCGGTGAGGCTGTCGCTCATGGAGCTCTCCGCGACGGCGAGGCCGAGCCCAGCAGGTTGGGACCGCGTCCCCCAAGAGACTCCTTTTTCCCAGGGCTGTCCACCACGTGCGCCCGTCGGCCGCCGAATGGTGCGCGTTCCATTCGTGCGCCGCCAGCGTCGTCAACTCCGTCGGCATCCCAGGCACGCAGCGGCGGCTGCCAGCTATTTCCGAGCCTTAGGCCCAGGCCGCGCACAGCGTCTGTCCAAGGTGCGGCTTGGGCGAGGGCGAGACCGTCCCACGGAGGGCTTGTCTCGGTGGAACCTAATTCGCCACGGTTCCCTTATGCCGCCAGCGGGAATGGTCTTTCATATGTCGCCCCCGCGGCTAAGGGCCTGCCATGCCCACCTCAACTATCGTTCTGATCGTTGAGGACGAAATCCTCATCCAAGACCTTCTCGAAAGCGCCTTTACCGACGAAGGCTTCGAGGTCTATGTGCTCTCAAGCGGCGCCGAAGCGATGGCCTATTTGGATGGCTGCGCCAATTTTCCGCGCGGGCTCGTCACCGACATCAATCTGGGAGCGGCGCCGGACGGATGGCAGATCGGGCGGCGCGTCCGCGAACTCAGCCCCACGACCCCAGTGATCTACATGTCCGGGGACAGCGGACATGAATGGGGCCTCCACGGGGTGGCTGAGAGCCTGATGGTGCAGAAGCCCTTTCAGCCGACGCAAGTCGTATCGGCGATGCGCGCAATGCTGGAAGTGTAGAGAACATGCCTCGGCGCGGGCTTGGGCTGCAGCTTATGAAGGAGCGACGGCTTGGCGGCGGCGGCGTTGGTTAGAAGACCGTCGTCGCCTCCAGACAGTTGTATTGATGTGTTCGACCAGCCGCCGCGCCTCGGCCACCTCGATGCCAGCCCGAAGGCGCTTGGGCTGATGCAGACCAATTTTTGCGCGGTCGGGCGTCCGCATCGACAGCACGCCGCCGGCGGCGGAGGAAAAAAGCGTCGCTGCGGGAGTAGGAACAGCGCTGGGCCAATGAAGACGGAACAGCCTCCACTCGGCCCCACAGCACCTGAAGCAACCGCCGCGACCCGGGGGTCGACTGTTGCCGGCCAACGTGGTGGCCCTTGGGGACACTCAGCTGTATGCTTGACCGATGGAAACGCACGCCGAAGTCGTTCAGCGCTGGCACGATTTGCGAGAGATGATGATCCAGCAACTCGACATGTTCGAAAGCGGCGCACTCATCCTGCGTTCGAACGGGGTGAACACTTCCGCAGAAGCCATGGCTGATCTCAGGCGCAGCATTCTCGAGTTCGACGCACTGATCGCGAAGGACGAGGCCGACAACCCTTGACCGAGCGAATATGGCCGCGGTCAGCTTGGGCGGCCAGGTGCCCGTCAAGCTCCCCTCGATGGTAACGTGCTACTGTGGTCCGCCAATGAGCGCCGCTGACCGCCCGGGAGGCAACGACCATGGATGCCCTGCGTCTGAGGCACGAATTGCACGATGAAGAGGCGAGGCTCCTGAGCGAACTGAGAACGCTCCGCCGAAGCCAGCGGGCCGCAGATCCGACCACCGTCAACACGATGCTCACGCCTGGCCAGCGCGTCGCCGATCTGGTCGCCGCCACTATGGGATCATGGCGCTTCATCGTTATCCAGTCGGTATTGCTGGTCCTTTGGGTGACCCTGAACATCACCGCGTATGTGCGCCACTGGGACCCCTACCCGTTCATCCTGCTGAACCTCGCGCTTTCATTCCAGGCCGCCTACGCAGCTCCATTCATCATGATGAGTCAGAACCGCCAGCAGGACGTCGACCGGCGGGAAGCGGCGAACGACTACCACATCAACGTGAAGGCGGAGCTGGAGATCGAACTCCTCCACGAGAAGATCGACCAGCTTCGCGACAAGGAGGTTCTCGCGCTGACCCAGGCCGTCCAGAGTCTGGTGGGTCTTCTTCAAAAGTCGTGATCCCGTCCCTGGAATTCGTGCGGATTTTCGCGAGAGAATTTGTAAGATTTATCGGATTTTTCGGCTCCGATATGCTAATCTCAAGCCGATCAAGAGCGGCCGGATCGCCTCTCGGGTACAGAAAGGTACGCGCAGCGTAGCTCTGCACCGGATCCTGAAAGCTCATGTGATGAGCACGATTTCTCAAAACATTCTTCTGTCGAAGACGCCTGATGACAGTTCACCACACGTCGCGGCGGAGCGCCCGCCAGCGACGGCAAGCACTAGCGTCAGCGTCCCGCGCAAGAGCGGCTGCACGTTCCGTGTCCGGGAGACGGCCGGTGTCTGGCGCGTCTCGCGTGATGGCGCTCTCTACGGCGAATTCCTCACCCGCGGCGATGCAGTTCGC is a window encoding:
- a CDS encoding response regulator transcription factor, translated to MPTSTIVLIVEDEILIQDLLESAFTDEGFEVYVLSSGAEAMAYLDGCANFPRGLVTDINLGAAPDGWQIGRRVRELSPTTPVIYMSGDSGHEWGLHGVAESLMVQKPFQPTQVVSAMRAMLEV
- a CDS encoding DUF1003 domain-containing protein, with the protein product MDALRLRHELHDEEARLLSELRTLRRSQRAADPTTVNTMLTPGQRVADLVAATMGSWRFIVIQSVLLVLWVTLNITAYVRHWDPYPFILLNLALSFQAAYAAPFIMMSQNRQQDVDRREAANDYHINVKAELEIELLHEKIDQLRDKEVLALTQAVQSLVGLLQKS